Below is a window of Lacibacter sp. H407 DNA.
CCATGCACCGGGAGTGGATCGAGATCACAAAAGCTGATATTGAAAATTTGATACAACATGTCAACGATCCTGTTATTCCTGTTGGTACTACATCGCTTCGCACCATTGAAAGTTTGTACTGGATGGGTGTAAAAGCAATGCTCAATCCTGCAGCTACCTTGCAACAACTGGAAGTGCAACAGTGGGAAGCGTATGATCTGCCGTTACAAACCGCCACCGCAGCAGAGGCATTAAAAGCATTGCTGGGTTGGATGGAACAACAAAAAACAGATCAACTCATCTGCCATACACAAATATTAATTGCTCCGGGTTACCGGCTTCGCATTGCTACAGCCCTTATCACCAATTTTCATCAACCCAATTCTACATTGTTGTTGTTGGTCGCTGCTTTGCTGGGTGATGATTGGAAGAAAATCTATGAATATGCGCTGGCAAACGATTTTCGTTTTTTGAGTTATGGCGATGGGAGCTTGTTATGGAAAGATGCAGTTAGGTAGTCTCCAGCCAATCGATGTTAGTGGAAACGAATTCGGCTATTGTCTTTACTAACATCTAATAGCTGAGAGTTGCAAGCTTTTTTCTTGTCCATTTCAACCCAAGCACTACCTTTGGTTTGTAGTTCGAAAACCAATCAACCAAATTGGTTCGTATCCTCACTTAAATTCTATTTGTGGGAAAGCACACGTCAAAAGTTACAACGGCAGGTTTATTAATTGCATTAGGCATTATTTATGGCGACATCGGAACTTCTCCCCTGTACGTTTTCAATGCTATCATTGGTGGCAGAGTTGTATCAGAAACTTTAATTGTTGGTGCACTGTCTTGTATCATCTGGACATTGACCTTGCAAACAACTATTAAGTATGTGATCATGGTGCTGCGTGCCGATAATAAAGGTGAAGGCGGCACTTTCTCACTATATGCATTGGTAAGGCGAAGAAGAAAATGGCTGGTGATCCCTGCCATGATCGGTGGTGCTTCATTGCTGGCCGATGGTATTATTACACCGCCCATCTCTATTACATCTGCCATTGAGGGTTTGAAAGTATTGCCGCAGTTGCGTGATCTGCCGGTGAACACCATTGTAACGATCGTACTTATTATTCTTTCGCTGTTCTTTTTCATGCAGCAGTTTGGTACAGGTTCAATCGGTCGTTTGTTTGGCCCCGTTATGATGGTTTGGTTTACCATGCTGGCGGTGCTGGGTATTGTACATGTGTTTGATGATCTCAGCATTTTCAAAGCGGTGAATCCGTATTATGCCTATGATTTCCTCGCCAATTATCCGGAAGGGTTCTGGCTGTTGGGAGCGGTGTTTCTGTGTACCACGGGTGCAGAAGCATTGTACAGTGATCTGGGACATTGCGGAAAAGATAATATTCGTTTGTCGTGGGTGTATGTAAAAACCTGTTTGCTCATTAACTATTTCGGACAAGGGGCGTCACTCTTGTCAAAATACAACGGCAAACTGATCGATAGTACGTTCAAAGCCGAAACCGGTATTCATGCGTTTTACGATCTTATGCCGCATTGGTTCATTATTGCAGGTGTGGTAATTGCAACTTCGGCTGCTATTATCGCCAGTCAGGCAATGATCGCCGGTGCGTTTACACTCATAAGTGAAGCCATGCGTTTGAACCTGTGGCCCCGTTTAAAAATTAATTATCCCAGTGAAGAGCGAGGACAGTTGTTCATACCCGGTATGAATCTGTTTATGTTCTTCGGTTGTGCGTTCGTGGTATTGTATTTCCGTGAATCATCAAAAATGGAAGCAGCTTATGGTTTGGCGATCATTGTAACCATGATCATGACCACATTGCTGTTTGCGAATTACATGGTATTGCATCGTGTAAAGCCAATCTATATTTATATTTTCCTCGCCGGTTATCTCATTATTGAAGTGGCTTATCTGGTAGCGCTCATGGATAAGTTCCTGCACGGCGGTTATATTACACTGGTCATTGGATTAATGATGTTCCTGGTAATGTACGTATGGTACCGTGCCCGCAAAATTAAAAACCGGTATGTTGAGTTTGTACGGCTTGATCATTACCTGCCCATGTTGCAGGAGTTGAGCAATGATATGACGGTAACCAAACATGCAACGCATTTGGTGTACCTCTCCAGTGCTAACAATCCAAAGGAAATTGAGCATAAAATTATTTACTCTATCCTCAACCGTAAACCCAAGCGTGCCGATATTTATTGGTTTGTGCATGTGGATACATTGGATGATCCTTATACCTGCGAATTTGAAGTAACCACCATTATCCCCAATGAAGTGATTCGGGTTGAATTCCGTTTAGGTTTCCGTATGCAGCCACGTATCAACCTCATGTTCCGTAAAGTAGTGGAAGATATGGTGAGCAACAAAGAAGTAAATATTACGAGCCGTTACGAAAGTTTGCAACGTAATAATGTAGTAGGTGATTTTCAATTTGTGGTGATGGAAAAATTCCTGAGCCAGGATAATGAGCTGCCATTCTTTGAGCGGATCATTATGCGGTTTTACTTCCTTGTGAAACGCATCGGGCTCAGCGAAGAAAAAGGCTTTGGTTTGGATCAAAGTAATGTAGCGGTTGAAAAATTCCCGCTCATTGTAGCACCCATCAGCAGTTTAAAACTCAAACGTATTTACAGGGATGAAGAAGAATAGTTAGTAGTTGATAGTTTGTAGTTTATTTAATCCGGTTATTCTGCCTAACTTGAAATAGCTCTACATTAATGAATACAAACCACAAACTATAAACTACAAACTGTAATTTGTCGCCAACTTTTCTCTATATCATTATCGGTTATGTCCTGTTGATGGTGATCGCTTATTTCATCCAGGAGAAATTTATTTTTAAGCCGGAGAAACTGGCTGCCGATTTTGAATTTAAATACGATGCTCCTTTCAAAGAGGTAAGTTTTAATCCCGAACCGGGTGTTACTATCAGCGGTATTCATTTCAATGTAAAAAATCCGCACGGACTCATCATTTATTTTCATGGCAATACCCGCAGTATAAAAGGCTGGGGAAAATATGCACGTGATTTTTTTCGGTTTGGGTATGATGTGTTGTTGGTCGATTACCGTGGCTTTGGAAAAAGTATTGGCAAACGAAGTGAAGTGGCGATGCTCCGTGATATGCAGTTTGTGTACGATCAGTTGTGTCTGCAGTTTCCGGAAGATCATATTCTTGTTTACGGGCGAAGTATGGGCAGTGGGTTTGCAAGTAAACTGGCAGCGGATAATCGTCCCCGTTATTTGATCCTTGATGCACCTTATTACAGCTTTCGAAAAGTAGTAGAACGGTTTTTACCTTTTTTGCCGATCCGTTTTGTATTGCGGTTTCATTTGCGAACCGATCAGTGGATCAAAGAAGTAAAATGTCATACCTATATTATACATGGCACGAAAGACTGGCTCATCCCCATACGGCACAGCGAACGGCTGCAAGCCATTAACCCACGTCGTATTACACTCATCCGTATTCATGGTGGCGGACATAATAATCTGCCAACTTACCCGGAGTATCATAATTTTATCCGTGATATTCTGAAAGTATAATTATGCAGGTAAAGACAAAACGAAGGTTGTGGCTGATAGTAAAAACCATTCCGGTAATTTATGTACTGGGTGGTTTGGCATTGTGGTATTTACAGGATTCAATTTTCCTTCATCCCATTCAGTTGCGGGCGGGTTATGTGTTTTCGTTTACACAACCACATGAAGAAATGAATATTCCCATTGCTGAAAACCGTATTCTCAATGTTGTAAAATTTTTTCCGAACGATACTGCAGATGTTGCAGGTGTTGTATTGTATTTCCATGGCAACAGAGAAAATATTAATCGCTATGCCGACTGTGCCGGTTATTTTACACGCAATGGTTATGAAGTGTGGATGCCTGATTATCCCGGTTTTGGAAAATCAACCGGTAAGTTTCGTGAAGAGCATTTGTACAATGATGCAGCTCTTTTGTACAAACTGGTGAGCAAACGGTTTGCTGCTGACAAGATCGTTATCTATGGCCGATCGTTAGGAACAGGCGTTGCAACAGAATTGGCCAGTCAACGACCATGCAAGCAATTGATCCTTGAAACGCCGTATTACAGTTTACCTGAATTGGCGGGAGCGCATTTTCCGTTTTATCCAACACATTCCATGTTGCGGTTTGATTTTCCATTGTACCAATTTCTTCCGCTAGTAAAAGCACCTGTTACCATTTTTCATGGTACAAACGATGGCGTTATTCCATATAAACATAGTTTGCGTTTAAAGCCATTGCTGAAAAAAGGCGACGAGTACATTACACTTCCGAAGGGCAGACACAACAATTTAGCGGTGTATAGTTTGTTTCATGAAAAAATTGATAGTTTGTTGTTGAAGTAATAATATCAGTTGTCCGTATAACCTTCTTGTTTTCCCATTTACAGAATCTCTCATTTAGTCAAGCACTTCGTCCGTCATGTCGAGGCACGAGACATCTCTCCGATGAAATGATTTTACCGACAAAGAATGGGTTTAAAAATCTGAGCGAAAGAATTAATTATTTAGCACCTGATTCTTTAGAGATGTCTCGTGCCTCGACATGACGATTGTATTAGACTGATTAATTACAGTCATAACAAATCAAAAATGAGAAGAAGAAGAAAAATCAATTACCTGCATTTACCAGCATTTCAAAGTGAATACTGATAAGGTCGTCGATCTTGATGATGTTAAACGGAGTTCTTGGCCGGATCTCATACTCACTCATGAGAATGTCTTTACTGGCAGTTAACCGGTAGAGATTGTCTTTGGTACGCATCATTTTTACGTTGATGAGTTGTGCTTTGCTGATGCCCGCAATACTGATGGTAGTGTTTACATTATAGTTGTACACTTTGCCGGGCTGCATTTCTTTTTCGTTGTGTTGAGGTAAGGCATTCAACAGGTCAACTGTAATAAACGGAAATTCATCTGCTTTCAGTGCTTTGTGCATATCCCTGTTCATTACATTGTTTCTGCAGCTGAGTAATTTTGTTTTTACACGAAGCCGTGCATTTTTAAACTTGATAAGTCTGGTAGAAGGATTGATATCACCATCAAGAATCGCCGGTTGAAATTTATCCTTGCAGTCGCATTTAAATGTGTTCACATTGGTAGAGCCGAGGAGAAAGAGCTGGCTTTTTTCATCGATATGATAGGCCACACGAATGGGCACTACTTTATCAGCAGATAGGAAGAGAAGAGATAATAATATGAACAGCAGACGTAACATGATTGGTTTGAATGAACAAAGCCCCGTTTGTTCAACAGGGCTTTGTTAGTTTGTGCAATTAGAATCCTACCACTGCCTCAACAACCACTCCTTTGAAGTTGCCTCCGTTCAGTATGTTTCCTGTTGCATATCCTTTATAGTTCTGATTAACATATTCGCCTTTCAGAAGTACATTTTTAGTTAAGAACCAACCTGCGCCAAATGCTACACGATCAATAGTTTGTTCAGTTGTTGCATTTACCAATTCGCCTTTTACCTGGTTGTAACGAACACCAAGGAATACGTTTTCTTTTGCACCAATTCTGTAAACGCCATCTACTGCAAACTGATTCACTTTACGTTTAGGAGTATTCGCAACTTTTTCGGCGATGGTGCGTCCCTGCGCATTTTCGTAAGTACCGAATAATTCAAAACCTTGCAGTTTAATCAATGTGTTGAATTGTAATGCTGTGATCTGGTTTGTAAAGTTTGGACTGATACGGCCAGAGGTAAAGTTGTCTTTTGCAGTTGCTGAAGAACTTTCCATCACCATCCAATAGTTACTACCGGTACGGTCGCCTGCATACAGTGTACTGCGACCAGAGCTGCTGTTATGATAAACAGAACCAGACACTCTTACTCTTAAATCGCTGTTGATTTGTTTGTCGTAAGCCAGTTTACCAACTAATGAAGGGTTACGTTTGTAAGTCTGGGGATTTGATGATGAAACAGTTGGAAGCTGTACGCCACCGTTGATCAAACCATTGGTTGCACTTAAAACACCGGTGAATCCATTCTTGCGTAAGATCACTTCAGCACCGATCTCTGTTGCAAAAGCGTCCATGATATAGTTTTCAATAAAGGGATTGTAGAGAGTTTGTCCACCATCTGATCTGCGGAAGTGCTGATCACCATAGTTCACTTGCATGTGACCTATTTTCAGGGTTACTACTTTGAAGATATCGTCCCACACTTTTCCTTTAAATGGAACTTTATCGAACTGGATGTAACCACCTTTTACCCAAGCTTCGTTGTGGTGACGTGCTGAAAGATAAGTAACGAGGTTCAAAGCGATACCATCTGCCAGTTGCACATCAATATTCAAGTTGGCTTGTGCCAGGTTAAAACCGGATTTTAAACGGGGATATAAAGCAGGACTTCCTGCGGTATTTGAATGTTTTAATGATTGAAACTGTTGTGTGAAACCTGCGCCGATGCGAACTTTCAAGCCATCAAAAGAAGTAGCACTGTCTTTAGGAGATTCGAATACATTGATACCACTTTGATCGTATGGACGCCAGTTTTGAATTTTTGCCTGCTGACCCTGCATTGCTAAAGGTGATAGAAGAAGTGCGATTGCGGCACATTTTCTCAGACAGTTTGTGATGAAACGTTTCATATTTGTTTTTTTAAAATTTTGGAGAATTGGTTATTGATTATGCTTTTTTAAGAATTACATCGTAAGTAAGTGTTACTTCATCGCCCACTTTCATGGCACCCAACATAAAGCTTGGAGGTTTGATACCGTGGTTACTCATCAGTATTTTGCGTGTGCCTTTTACTTCCAGATCACCGTTTGCAAGTGTTTTGATCCGCAAAGTAAGATCAGTTGGTTTTGTAACACCGCCCAATGTAAGGTTACCGGTAATGTTCATGATTGTTTCGGCACCGTTCTGTTTTACACTCAGCACTTTTGTAAATACATAAGTGATCTCAGGAAACTTATCAGCTTTTAATGTGCTGTGTGTGCGACCATCCATCAAGTCAGAATCTTTTGTGCTTTTAAGTGATTTGGTTTGCACTTTAACAGTTGCTGCATTTATTTTTTCCAGCGTTGTATTATTTAAACCAAAGTCGCCGTTTACCACAACGTTTGTTGCTTTTGAACTCCAGTCGTGCATGTTAGATGTGCCGTTGATTGTTAATTGTACAGACTTGGTGCTGTATTTACTTTGTGCACTTACTGTTCCTGCAATGAGCAGTGTAGCGAGAAACAGAAGAATTGATTGGCGTATCATAATTTGTTGTTTAATTGTTTCGTGTTCAAATTGACTCCACAAATATTGGAAGGGTACGATTGCTGTAGAATGACTTCATACAGGTTTTCGAGTGACTTGTGTCACATATGCAAGTGACGGGGGTCAGGCAAGGAGTATGTAAACTCCTCAAATGCTTTGCTGCAGAGGGTTTCAGCGGGCGATGCCCGGACTGATCTAAAACAAAAAAAGCCTGTAGTTGATATTCTACAGGCTTTTTCTTGAACTGAAATGAATTATTGTTCTTTTAGCA
It encodes the following:
- a CDS encoding KUP/HAK/KT family potassium transporter, giving the protein MGKHTSKVTTAGLLIALGIIYGDIGTSPLYVFNAIIGGRVVSETLIVGALSCIIWTLTLQTTIKYVIMVLRADNKGEGGTFSLYALVRRRRKWLVIPAMIGGASLLADGIITPPISITSAIEGLKVLPQLRDLPVNTIVTIVLIILSLFFFMQQFGTGSIGRLFGPVMMVWFTMLAVLGIVHVFDDLSIFKAVNPYYAYDFLANYPEGFWLLGAVFLCTTGAEALYSDLGHCGKDNIRLSWVYVKTCLLINYFGQGASLLSKYNGKLIDSTFKAETGIHAFYDLMPHWFIIAGVVIATSAAIIASQAMIAGAFTLISEAMRLNLWPRLKINYPSEERGQLFIPGMNLFMFFGCAFVVLYFRESSKMEAAYGLAIIVTMIMTTLLFANYMVLHRVKPIYIYIFLAGYLIIEVAYLVALMDKFLHGGYITLVIGLMMFLVMYVWYRARKIKNRYVEFVRLDHYLPMLQELSNDMTVTKHATHLVYLSSANNPKEIEHKIIYSILNRKPKRADIYWFVHVDTLDDPYTCEFEVTTIIPNEVIRVEFRLGFRMQPRINLMFRKVVEDMVSNKEVNITSRYESLQRNNVVGDFQFVVMEKFLSQDNELPFFERIIMRFYFLVKRIGLSEEKGFGLDQSNVAVEKFPLIVAPISSLKLKRIYRDEEE
- a CDS encoding alpha/beta hydrolase, whose product is MSPTFLYIIIGYVLLMVIAYFIQEKFIFKPEKLAADFEFKYDAPFKEVSFNPEPGVTISGIHFNVKNPHGLIIYFHGNTRSIKGWGKYARDFFRFGYDVLLVDYRGFGKSIGKRSEVAMLRDMQFVYDQLCLQFPEDHILVYGRSMGSGFASKLAADNRPRYLILDAPYYSFRKVVERFLPFLPIRFVLRFHLRTDQWIKEVKCHTYIIHGTKDWLIPIRHSERLQAINPRRITLIRIHGGGHNNLPTYPEYHNFIRDILKV
- a CDS encoding alpha/beta hydrolase, translating into MQVKTKRRLWLIVKTIPVIYVLGGLALWYLQDSIFLHPIQLRAGYVFSFTQPHEEMNIPIAENRILNVVKFFPNDTADVAGVVLYFHGNRENINRYADCAGYFTRNGYEVWMPDYPGFGKSTGKFREEHLYNDAALLYKLVSKRFAADKIVIYGRSLGTGVATELASQRPCKQLILETPYYSLPELAGAHFPFYPTHSMLRFDFPLYQFLPLVKAPVTIFHGTNDGVIPYKHSLRLKPLLKKGDEYITLPKGRHNNLAVYSLFHEKIDSLLLK
- a CDS encoding YceI family protein; the encoded protein is MIRQSILLFLATLLIAGTVSAQSKYSTKSVQLTINGTSNMHDWSSKATNVVVNGDFGLNNTTLEKINAATVKVQTKSLKSTKDSDLMDGRTHSTLKADKFPEITYVFTKVLSVKQNGAETIMNITGNLTLGGVTKPTDLTLRIKTLANGDLEVKGTRKILMSNHGIKPPSFMLGAMKVGDEVTLTYDVILKKA